A window of Solanum stenotomum isolate F172 chromosome 9, ASM1918654v1, whole genome shotgun sequence genomic DNA:
ACttaactgaacaatttgtattattttcatgCTAGGTTAACTTAACCTGTAAAAATTCTCAACAATATAAGTTAAAATAGTATGGACGTAAAAATAACTTAAGAATTAGTTCGCGTGATTATTAAATGATTGACCGTATAAATTAATGAATTAGTAAGCGTGATTATTAAACGGTTGACCGTACAAATTAAATTGTACGGAaataaacacaattttaaatgTAAGATGTGCAATTTACATGCACGCGCCCCGATcgtattaattaatttagtatatatgaaataaaattaaaatcaatttaaatataaGTAGATTAAGTTAAAAAAGTATGAAAAAGAATCTTAACTGCATAAGATAATAACGTAAGAAGATGAAATCCAAGTTAAATATCATCacattaatttaataaagtatgaaaaaaaaatctaagcCATATAAGTTAATGTAGTAcagaaataaaatcaatttaagtATCATCGTGTTAAGTTATAAAAGGTTGATCGTACAAATTAACCAATACATATTGAAACATCAGTGATGTAAAAtgttaataaaacaaaatttattcgatattaaaacttaaaaggTCATATATATTAGGAGTAATGTTAATGTGCAACCAATTATGTAATATTAGGcaattattttgatttcaaaCTTAGAATTGAAGAATTTCATGCTATCATTAGTGATAGTATATAAGTCTAAGATTTAAACATATtattaatcataaatatttttttatactatcaaattattcaaaaaatagtATAGATAAATcttttatatatgaaattgatgatataaaaattatttaaactaTAGTGTATTTATTACTTAAACTCATACTCTTCTATTTTGAtcatctttaatatttttactatcaataaatttttttctttaatatttttatcatagcTTTTTACGCTTAAGTTCCTCTTTATACGATATTCTGAAAAATCGATTGAGGGTCAATcgaaaataatttctttacaGATTAaaaatagtgataaaatatatgcatagtttatcttttttaaactctgaaaaattatattgaacaAAATTGTTATTTgtagtatgttttttttaaaaaaattatttgtagtATGTTACTTAGTTTTCTCCGtaaattaattttctaaagATAGTCAAAGGCATCTTTCTTCTCAATTTGTCTTATACCCTTTTATTCGTAAATCAAGTTAATGCCAAAATATTAGTGGttctaatttaactttttgtCTAAGAGAtggttttttatttatttttaaagtaaaagacgaaaaaaaaaaaactgaaacaaaGACTTTGAAGTTATTCAGAATCCCAAGAAGAAAAGGCTGAaataatttcaaacaaaaagaaaagaaaaactgaAACGTAActacataaaacaacaaacttaacaAATTAACACGTCTAtcgtattttattattttaatgaatataatatttagatatattatatcatttttcatgGTTATACAATGtcatatatctatattttaaatgataaacctataaaataataaatacaaatagaGCTACTGCAAAAAGATTCATAATGACacaaaatcataatttgaatgataaatattGTTCTTCGTCATTACATAATGacacaaattcataatttaaatgttaaATCTACAAGAAAAGTAGGGTACAAGGTAAAGCTAATATGAAAAAGTaggataaaagatgaaatatgattattaagAAAATAGGAAGGTAACGACGCGATCACACTAAATCGATCGTTATATAAAATAGGTCTTTTCATTGTTACTTAACAATGAACTTAATAAACAATATAACAAACAATCAAACCAAACATTGTAAATCTACAAGAAAAATAGGGTACGAGGTAAAACTACTATAAAAAGGTaggataaaagatgaaatatgattattaagaaaatagaaaaataacgACGCGATCACACCAAATCGATCGTTATGTAAAATAGGTTTTTTCATTGTTACTTAACAATGAACCTAACAAAACGATATAACCAACAATCAaaccaaacattgtatttaaactGACAATACAGTACCATGCAAtgggtaacaaccatccaaacaaaggTGTTCATACCAACAATACAAGTTAAGTTTCATTTTCACTCAGCTACTAGTTCTTTTTGGACTTGTCAGCTTGTTCATGAGTAGCAAAACGAACAACAGCTTTAGCTCCTTCAGACATGGCATGTTTAGCTAGTTGTCCTGGTAACTCCATTTTCACAGCTCTATGCATGTCCATAGACGTTAACGTTGCTCGTCCCGCGTACTTCAacaatgattttgatgtttCTACGATTTTCTCAGCCATGTCTTGCATGAAATTGTTCAATATAACCattgattttgatgatatttCCAGCTTTGGATTCACTTCTTTCATAACCTTGTATATGTACCTCTCATATCCCACTGCTTTGCCtctcttgttcttgttcttgttgttCCTGCTCTTACTCTTTTTCTTGCCTTTGATCATGCAAAattatcaacaacaaaaaataaaatattagcctcaaaaaacaagaaaattaagTGGTTAATACCTAATTTAGGCAAAATAACAACAAGAAGAagactattttcttatatttatttactcATGATCTAGTCTGATCGATCTAGCTAGATTACACTCGAAGCATTTAATTTTTGAACATAAATTCATGGTAGAGAAAAAAGTGTGTGTGGGTGGGGTGGGATGGGGAGTAATTAAGTGGTTTAAgcctcaaagaagaagaagaaaaacaacaatgaaaattatagtcattttttatttttatttactcaTGAACTAGCTAATCACACACGAGACATTCAATTTCTTAGAACATAAATTCACGATAGAGAAAAAAGTGTGGGGGGttttgggggggaggggggagtgTGTGGATGAATTAAGTGGTTTAAGCCTCaaaaaacagaagaaaaaataacaacaaagaaaatcataattattttttatttttatttttatttactcaTGAACTAGCTAATCACACACGAGACATTCAATTTCTTAGAACATAAATTCACGATAGAGAAAAAAGTGTGGGGGGttttgggggggaggggggagtgTGTGGATGAATTAAGTGGTTTAAGCCTCaaaaaacagaagaaaaaataataacaaagaaaatcatagttattttttatttttatttttatttactcaTGAACTAGCAAATCACACACGAGACATTCAATTTCTTAGAACATAAATTCACGATAGAGAAAAAAagtgtgggggtggggtgggggtgaggGGGTGAGGGGGTTGAGGAATTGAGTGGTTTAAGCCTcaaagaatagaaggaaaaaaaacaatgaaaatcatattcattttttatttttatttactaatGAACTAGCTAATCACACACGTCAATTTCTTAGAACATAAATTcatgatagagaaaaaaagtGTGGGGGTGGGGGTTTGAGGGAATTAAGTGGTTTAAGCCTCAAAGAACagaagaaaaaacaacaacaatgaaaatcttagtcatttttaatttttatttactcGTGAACTAGTTTATTACACACGAGTCATTCAATTTCTTAgaacataaatttatgattGAAAAGAAAGGTAAAAAAACTAAGTGGtaagaagaaaaacaacaaataaaatcatagtcatttttttaaattcgtGATTTAATCTCATTGATTTGGCTAATCACGCACGAGACATTTGATTTCTTAGAACATACATTTATTATGGTAGAAAAAGgtgaaaaaattaaatggtTTAAGCCtcaaagaagagaagaagaaaactaACAATGAAAAtcatagtaatttttttatttactcaTGATCTAGTTTGATCGATCTATCTAATCTTACACGATACATTCAATTTCTTAAAACATAAATCCATGATAGAAAAAAGTGATAACATTAATTAAGTGGTTTAAGCCccgaagaaaagaagaaaaacaacaacaatgaattaaaatcataatcgttttttatttttgtttactcATTGATCTAGCTAATCATGACACATGAGACATTCAATTtcttaaaacataaatttttgGTAGAGAAAAAAAGGGGTAAAAAATAAGTGGTTTAAGcctcaaatgaaaaaataacaatagaaatcatagtcatttttttttatttactcatGATTTAGCTAATCGCACATAATTTAAGACATTCAATTTCATAGaacataaattcataaaaaaggTGAAAAATTAATTCAAGTGATTTAAgcctaaaaaaaagaaaaaaaaaagatgaaatcatgatttttctTTATGTACTCTAGATCTAGTCTGATCGATCTAATCATACACAAGATATTCAATTGCTTAGAACATAAATACATGTTAAAAAATAGAAGTGATTAAAAATACCTGAACTTGAAGCTTGATTCATGATGTTCCTTcctgacatttttttttttagcttagtTAGGGTATTTTATTTGGAGTTTAGTGTTGGGATTCACATTATAGTTCACTTAAGTTTATATTAGGAAAAACTTTTATAAGCACTTCTTTTTTCCACAAAtgataaaaacaaattttattaattaggaGGTCACCttactttcatttcttttttgtttttcttgttttttaatTTGTACGTTACGTTttgcatttatttttttcaacagTGACACCTATGCAATAAAATTTTTCTTCCAAAAGTCATAATTACATTTTCCCTTAATTTGCTTTTAACTTTCTACATAGTCAAAGAATTAACTCTTATCTTTGAAACCTTTTTTGTtagtttgtttaattttttattcagttCGAGAGTCTCGATTGATTGTattgtataaaaaaatttaaagcatAAAATGTTTGCcatcaagaatttttttcattCGAGATCTGTTTGTTAAATAGAAGAATTCTATTAGTGTGAAGGGTAATCTATTGAACATTATTCGTAGTGTTTATAGAAAATTATACTAAGCTTTATAAGTCgatattaaaaaatatgtttttcatgaaaaatgtttctagaaaaataattgatacgttcttatctatttttttgtgtttaatatgtaagaaaaaaaatattatcctaaaaatatttaatttagacaaataatataaaagCTAAGGTGAAGGGTAGGAGTGTGGAGTGGTGGGAATAGAGGCTACGACAGTGGGGGTATAGTGTGTTAGAAGATGGAGAAGATTCAATCAACGTCCCAAATTCTACTAAGAAAGTCATTTCCTTAttttaaggaaagaaaatattttccaaattatgTCCAACCGAACatgagaaattgaaaaatattttacaaaaaaaaatcagtccATAGAAGACAaaccctatatatatatataatcgtGAACGCTCGTTACTCAATCTTATTTATTTCACCATAACTTTTGATGCATACATCAAGTTTGGTCAACTTAACTCTACGAGAATTTGTACTGACAAAATAAGTGACTTagctttctttatttttatttttttatcactcTTAGATAAACAACATATTTAGTAaagttttaaaagtaaaattctgaaaaaaatagggtgtatataaaaaaaattctcaataatTATGGAGTAGAAAGGTTATTTTCAAAAAACCCTAGTCAAAATAAAACTCGAACATGTAATATGACTCCATTTAATTAAGATACACACttatgtatttaaaataaagtaaaacacTTATATTGATTATGAAACCATTATTACTATAGCTTTTGTATTTGCGTTTGAAATTTGTGTTTATTGGTCATGCTTTTTAAGAAAGCAATTATTATACTAGTAATATATACTTATTGATTTGTATGTGATGCTACTATTTTTGGagtaaaaaagttattattGAATAAGCATCTAAAAATGTTCATTTTCTAGATTTGATTTAACATCGTATACATATTGTGATTGAACAGTTTGTATTATTTTCGTACTATTTTAACTTAATGTATAAAATTCTCGACaatataagttaaaattattatttagtttataCGTTCgtggttcggtttggttttatgtattatcggttCAGTTTATtggttttcaatttttaaatacacTAAACCAAATAACCAAacaaataagatattttttatcggttttcggtttaaccaataagaaaatggtaataaacaaatatatgacttctctaataaatttgacgcgacaagacaataatgtaactttacaaatgctcataaaatagaaacaataataacaagcATGAAAGAACTACACGTGTAACACgaagagaaattaagaggaataaTGTTCTTACTTTAGATTTTGATGGTTTGTATAATGTGCAGTGGTGAACTCAAAGTCACAGTGAAATATGAAATGAAGGCTAAATGACAAAGACATGACTAGtaagatattgagattaatatttaatatttaggataaattacttatatattaCTTATATACTAATTAGTAAATTACTATAGGCTTAATGGGTTATtggtttacccaataacccaatattaaaaaccaaTACTGAACCGATAAtccgataattttttttataaaatcattaaaaatccGTTAACctaataacccaataacaataaatcaataacatttttttcgaTTCGGTTTATTGATCGGTTCAATTTTTACACATCCCTATTCTACGGTCAAACTTAAAAATGCgagataaaaatatcaatcACGCGAACCATACGAAATAACACGAATTTGATATTATATCTTATGAGGCGTAGATTAATCTTATTGTAAATGTGCAACCAAATTTGCAGTGTCATTATAATCACTAAATTATTTACACCAAATTCAGATGCTAATTTCATTTAGGAGGATAAGTTACAAACACGCAAATCAACTTTGTTTTTTTACATAAAGCTTTCTTGAGTTAAATTACATGGTTTTTCGGTCGAGCTCATGCGCGGGAATTATCCAACGATTTACCTTCTCTGTGTGGATTTACAAGCTATTACACAAAAAGCGATTTACCCTATGAACACTAGAAGTACGGCGGcttgtcataaaaaaagaaaaaaatcaatataattcCATATGATAAAAATAGAATGTACGCTCACCTTACTCATACCTTTTGTGGGATTGAAAGGACACCCTGTCCCCCAGACACACACAGAGAGTGTATCTAAACTCGAGTATATTGTCAGTTACAATTATAACAGTcataaaatggataaaataattaCAGATATCAAATTTAGATCAATAATAATATACCATGTATATTAGTTTCAAGAATagattaagaaagaaatgagagCTTTAAAACTTTAGACTTAATACCAAAAAATAGGTTAAGAAATTTCAGTTTTCTAATCAACAACCAGACTGAGTGTATTAACTATCAAAATTCACCCAGTCTCCAcatattaacatttttttccCCAGAGTGCTGGCTAAAATATTTACAATAGTTTCTGTATAGCCCTGAAGATGATCACCTTACATTAATTACAGCTCTGGGTTTTCTACCGTTGGATCGTTTTCGCGATGGAATTACGCCATTAAGACATTCATATTTCCTTTTGAATGAGCCATTACTTAGATCCCCATAGCTTCTGTCAAACTTGACAATGTTTGTCACAATGGCATGTACTATGACTTCACTTTTAGGAACCATAATGACTTTtttctcaataactgatgtctGTCCACAGCTAGGATCTGTGAGGGCGCTTTCTCTTAGATTCTGTAAGATGGAGTCTTTATCATCTTTGAACACATCTGCTGAAATCTGCACGATAGAATCAAACGTTATAATCACCCCTCGGAACAATCagtacaacaacatacccaatgtgaTCCCACAATAGGTCTAGGGAGGGTAGGCTGTACGCAGACCTCACAGAGGCTGTTTCTAATAAGACCCTCAACTTGAGAAAAGAGTTCTCAAAACATGCAGAGATCAGTCACACAACATAATGATAAGCTAAAAGACAAATTATCTGACAGATATCAGTTGCAGGGTCCTCTTATAGTGAATGATATGATTGATTGTTCTTGTGATGCCCACAACGTAGGGGGATGATGTGGGCTATGGGTAAATTGTTGACTCAGAAGCCTTCCGGGTCAAGTCCCACCAAAGTGTGGGTCTCTTCTTTTATAACTGTACCAATACAACGTCTTGCATGTTAATCAATCATTTGGCTCCATCAATGAGCATTGCCAAGTATAATTGAGTCTCGCCTCTATATAGGTGATCAAACAGACACCGGCTAAGAGAAGAATATCACCCAGCAAAGGACCTCACAAGTGAAGAATGCCATTAAACACAATGGACCATCTTATTCTTGGTAGCATGACAGTAATCTAATCTATGCCACACAAAGGAATATGCTGGCATGAAAAAACCAGCCTAGGAAATATTTTTACCAAATAGTGCTGAAATAGTCTCTAGCCTCTCAGCAAATTTACCAAGAGGTATACCAATTATAGTAGAAAAACCGATGGCAAGGCCCAAGCCTAAGGAAAATGGCAGTGGGACATAAAACAATGTCTAGAACATTGAGACTCTGCAGAAGATCTACACTCAATATTTAGAAGTTATAACAAGCATGGTACTTATCAATTTATCATCTTTCAGTTTCCACAAGGACAATGGATGCTAGCATGGAATTCAGGAATTGGCTAGGTGTCTTCTATCAATAAAAAGTGAATATAGAAGCCAAAACAGTGTAATTTTCTATGCATTTATCTGAATAAAGTATTAGAACAATGTGGCCAGAGATTAACCAAATTAGTGATTATTCAGATGAAAAAAAATCGTCCTCTCACCTTAAAATCAATAGGAATCGTGATTTCAGCCGATGAACACTTGCAACCATCACTGAAGTTCAATTTCATCATAATGTTAAAGGGATTTGTACTCTTAACTGTCCGCCTGACAAGGAATAGGAGTTGAATAAGAATGTCTCAAGATTGAGAGAGCTTATAACTATAGTGAACATATGAAATAAACCCTCACCTATAACTAATAGGGAAAACTAGCATATACCGCTGagataaattcaaaattttgattaagAAAATCAATGGGTAAGATTTCACCTTTACTTAGCTacttttttccagattttttgcACATCAATGACTTTGAGTTTAGCATACTGACTTTTTATATCAACTATagtctccttttcttttcctttttgggCGAGAAAATGGAAACTGTTGAAATAATATTACCTCTCATTGcccttttctcattttattatGTGTCcaatttatatttctttatttttccatttaagTAGGTTAGATTATGATTAGGGTAATGATATGCaaacaagagaggaaaaaataaatgattgttaaaattattttttggatgcTACAGTTCTTAGTTGACAACGAAAAcatctttcttttcaaatatatCCATAACCTGGAAAATGTCTGATCAAGATTGTCGGATAATCTAAACATCCTTTTCTACGtgatattttgatgaaaaatcatGAATTACTAATACAAGAgcaaaatattttgaacatacAGGAGCAACTATGCCAGAGGAAAAAGTATTACAAAGACACAACAAGATTATATTTCACATTCAACATAGCAAGCTTCAAGTTATAAAACTACCTTTTCAGATAAAGAGGTTGTTTATCCAGGACAGCTGCTTTCATGTTTTGACTTTCTGAAAAAGAAACCTACAGTTCCATTTCAAAAGCAGCAAAGCTGTTACGATAATAGATCCAGAAAGTTAATGAAGGCTAAGGACTAGTACTGATGACAATAATTTactaaaggaaaagaaatacaagataatTCACTGTTTTGCAAATGAGACAAGTAACGAGCATCGTAACAAACATCTTCCATTAGCATAGTTTTTTTGTAGCAACAAGATCTCACAGTCAActtctttgtattttttgttccttatgcatcttcttgatgccttcTTAATGATAACATGTTACTTCATCCCAAAAAGAAAAGGTCAAAAAGGTCTAAGCTACTCACAGTCGGCACAAAAAGTAATTGCTTCAC
This region includes:
- the LOC125877690 gene encoding uncharacterized protein LOC125877690 codes for the protein MIKGKKKSKSRNNKNKNKRGKAVGYERYIYKVMKEVNPKLEISSKSMVILNNFMQDMAEKIVETSKSLLKYAGRATLTSMDMHRAVKMELPGQLAKHAMSEGAKAVVRFATHEQADKSKKN